In a single window of the Neodiprion virginianus isolate iyNeoVirg1 chromosome 1, iyNeoVirg1.1, whole genome shotgun sequence genome:
- the LOC124302686 gene encoding putative sodium/calcium exchanger 7: MASGLPPIIARHGGPEIDEDDCGYVWQIPAAERCQWTKETQDCLTDAAIQYIPGLFCAFSSENTALITLGIILYMLWLLYLFLILGTTADNFFCPALSIIAEIMHLSDNIAGVTILAFGNGAPDIFTALVAPAEETVVMFNELIGAGVFVTTVIAGSIAVVQPFRVKFRPYIRDTTFYVGAVCWIAYVIGDESVHIWEAMSLIFVYVGFIVVVVIGQMIDNRKNVTQDRIPSLYDRTVLKTYLVNRDETLIPRLPTRAKAVGLQSKLDIVLDVERKNALAKDDTTEDSSVDDGASRRPQGLYREFLFDVSPMNMEDWSEASKCTRIYIILRAIPMAFLQFLIPVVNQTAVKRGWSKLLNCTQLCITPVAITFLFDGNEDLLSKLMSQQSNTMAVVYLIAKEVYSVLHTIGTALKISDSTLGMMFLAWGNSIGDLISNVAIAKRGYPRMGFAACFGGPLFNTLLGMGLTYGIAAAKHDDLRTQVRASAMGPGCIAFLLCSLMASASYLTTTGYLARRSYGFMLYSIYFMFMLICILSEIGFIHPLGSDHRDD; the protein is encoded by the exons atggCCTCAGGTCTTCCGCCGATTATCGCCAGACATGGTGGCCCTGAGATAGATGAG GACGATTGCGGCTACGTGTGGCAAATCCCAGCCGCAGAAAGGTGCCAGTGGACGAAGGAAACGCAAGACTGCCTTACGGACGCGGCGATACAGTACATACCCGGTTTGTTCTGCGCATTTTCGTCGGAGAACACGGCGTTAATCACTCTTGGAATTATTCTGTACATGCTGTGGCTCCTTTACTTGTTCCTCATCCTAGGAACTACCGCCGACAACTT CTTTTGCCCCGCTCTGAGCATAATCGCCGAGATAATGCACCTCTCGGACAACATCGCCGGGGTGACGATCCTCGCCTTCGGTAACGGAGCACCCGACATCTTCACGGCCCTCGTCGCTCCCGCCGAGGAGACGGTCGTCATGTTCAACGAGCTCATTGGCGCCGGGGTCTTCGTTACCACGGTCATAGCCGGTTCCATAGCCGTCGTCCAGCCGTTTAGAGTAAAGTTTCGCCCGTACATCCGCGACACCACGTTCTACGTCGGTGCCGTATGCTGGATAGCCTACGTTATCGGCGACGAGTCCGTTCACATATGGGAAGCCATGA GTCTCATTTTCGTGTACGTCGGATTTATCGTGGTCGTTGTCATTGGACAGATGATTGATAATAGAAAAAACGTGACACAAG ATCGAATACCGAGCCTGTACGACCGCACCGTGTTGAAAACTTACTTGGTTAACCGCGACGAAACTCTCATCCCACGGCTACCCACACGCGCCAAGGCTGTCGGATTACAATCAAAACTGG ACATCGTGTTGGACGTTGAGCGGAAGAATGCCTTGGCCAAAGATGACACGACGGAGGATTCGAGCGTCGACGACGGCGCTTCTCGCCGACCTCAGGGACTCTATCGAGAATTCCTCTTCGACGTTTCGCCCATGAACATGGAGGACTGGTCGGAGGCTTCGAAGTGTACGCGCATTTACATAATCCTTCGAGCGATCCCTATGGCCTTCCTACAGTTCCTGATCCCCGTGGTCAATCAGACCGCGGTGAAACGAGGCTGGTCGAAGCTCCTCAACTGCACCCAGCTCTGCATCACGCCTGTGGCCATTACTTTTCTATTTGACGGTAACGAGGATCTACTTTCGAAATTAATGAGTCAGCAATCGAACA CGATGGCAGTTGTATATTTGATAGCTAAGGAAGTCTACTCGGTTCTCCACACAATAGGGACCGCTTTGAAAATATCCGACAGCACTTTGGGAATGATGTTTCTTGCATGGGGAAACAGCATCGGTG ACCTCATATCAAACGTGGCGATAGCAAAGCGGGGCTATCCTCGAATGGGGTTCGCCGCCTGCTTCGGAGGGCCGTTGTTCAACACCCTCTTGGGCATGGGTCTCACCTACGGAATCGCTGCGGCAAAACACGATGACCTGCGAACTCAAGTAAGAGCCAGCGCAATGGGCCCCGGGTGCATAGCCTTTCTGCTGTGCTCGCTCATGGCCTCGGCCTCTTACCTTACCACTACCGGTTACCTCGCCCGACGATCCTACGGCTTCATGCTCTACAGCATTTACTTCATGTTCATGCTAATATGCATTCTCAGCGAGATTGGCTTCATTCATCCCCTGGGGTCAGATCACAGGGATGACTGA
- the LOC124301439 gene encoding UDP-glucosyltransferase 2-like produces the protein MKYLVFLLWVISCSQCFSEASKILAIMPLHAKSHYVPFEPLLKRLAERGHEVRVVSHFPQKVKIPNLTDVDISASLPPRIGSMDLGVVENFTLWTNAKYLWKNGVGICRPVFEHPGVKELLDTKERFDLTIFEIFGTDCFLGFAEKFGTPFVGVTSSIAMPWLPDALSNPDNPSYIPHFFSRYPGHMSFHERLLNAVYLLALKIGYRFYSDQPSYEIAKSYFGPNLPPLDVLRSKVGLVLVNGHHSVTSPRAMAPGVKEVGGIHIPSSGPARLPRELKEYLDSAVEGVVYFSIGSVLNSTTFPPKNLAILREAFGQLPHRVLWKCDEREMPQLPRNVKCFDWVPQLSVLCHPNVRVFFSHGGLLSTQEAVYCGVPILGMPIHGDQFANVAHSVEQGYALMTDFYNPSHDNIYGNLKALLTDNRYTEHVRQASRRFRDRPQAPLEEAVFWVEYILRHGPRALRTAASELAWYQYLLLDVVAGVLFGLVFFFWILNKLLCAIFRRRKCPVEDKKKKN, from the exons ATGAAATACCTCGTATTTTTGCTGTGGGTGATAAGTTGTTCGCAGTGTTTTAGCGAAGCTTCGAAGATCCTGGCTATAATGCCGCTCCACGCCAAGAGTCATTACGTTCCGTTCGAGCCTCTCCTGAAAAGGCTGGCGGAAAGAGGGCACGAGGTTCGAGTCGTGTCGCACTTTCCTCAAAAGGTGAAAATCCCGAACCTTACCGACGTTGACATCTCGGCCAGCCTACCTCCAAGGATCGGCTCGATGGACCTCGGCGTAGTAGAGAACTTCACCCTATGGACAAACGCTAAGTATTTATGGAAAAACGGCGTCGGTATCTGCAGGCCGGTATTCGAGCATCCCGGGGTTAAGGAGCTTCTGGATACCAAAGAGCGGTTCGATCTGACGATCTTCGAGATATTCGGGACCGATTGCTTCCTGGGGTTTGCAGAAAAATTCGGAACCCCCTTCGTCGGCGTCACTTCCAGCATCGCCATGCCCTGGCTGCCCGACGCTTTGTCCAATCCTGACAATCCCAGCTACATTCCACACTTTTTCAGCCGATACCCCGGCCACATGAGCTTCCACGAGAGACTCCTCAACGCGGTTTACCTTCTGGCTTTAAAGATCGGCTACAGATTCTACTCGGATCAGCCGAGCTACGAGATCGCCAAGTCTTACTTCGGCCCCAATCTCCCGCCTCTCGACGTCCTTCGGTCCAAGGTCGGTCTGGTTCTCGTAAACGGGCATCATTCGGTGACCAGCCCGCGGGCCATGGCACCTGGAGTGAAGGAAGTCGGCGGTATACACATTCCGAGTTCCGGTCCGGCCCGGCTCCCGAGAGAGTTGAAGGAATATTTGGACTCGGCGGTGGAAGGTGTCGTGTATTTCAGCATAGGTTCCGTTCTGAATAGCACGACGTTTCCGCCGAAGAATCTGGCTATTCTTCGGGAAGCGTTCGGTCAACTCCCGCATCGCGTGCTATGGAAATGCGACGAACGGGAGATGCCGCAATTACCGAGAAACGTGAAATGCTTCGATTGGGTGCCGCAGCTCTCAGTTCTCT GCCATCCGAACGTTCGCGTTTTCTTCAGCCACGGAGGGCTCCTCAGCACTCAGGAGGCCGTGTACTGCGGAGTGCCGATTCTCGGAATGCCAATTCATGGGGACCAATTTGCCAACGTAGCCCATAGCGTGGAGCAGGGCTACGCCCTGATGACGGACTTCTACAATCCATCCCACGACAATATCTACGGGAACTTGAAGGCATTGCTGACCGACAACAG GTACACCGAGCACGTCAGGCAAGCCTCGAGGAGATTTCGCGACCGGCCGCAGGCTCCACTTGAGGAAGCCGTCTTCTGGGTCGAGTATATTCTACGTCACGGGCCGAGGGCTCTCAGGACTGCAGCATCCGAGCTAGCCTGGTATCAGTATCTACTCTTGGATGTTGTTGCCGGCGTATTATTTGGCTTGGTGTTCTTTTTCTGGATTCTTAATAAACTTTTATGCGCGATTTTTCGTCGCCGGAAATGTCCAGTCGaagataagaagaaaaagaattga